The following are from one region of the Candidatus Binatia bacterium genome:
- the lspA gene encoding signal peptidase II — translation MSRYGFVGAVAAFVVVFDQLTKWIVRTELGVYESVPVVDGLFSITHVRNTGGAFSLFAGADEAWRVPFFLLVAVVAIAALLHFVRRVSPRQRVLLFALGAVLGGAAGNMIDRAVFGQVTDFLDVYWRGYHWPTFNVADSFITVGMLILVVHSFVAADENEVPRREAGERRSSA, via the coding sequence ATGAGCCGATACGGCTTCGTCGGCGCCGTGGCGGCGTTCGTGGTTGTCTTCGATCAACTGACCAAGTGGATCGTCCGCACCGAGTTGGGCGTGTACGAGTCGGTGCCGGTGGTCGACGGTCTGTTCAGCATCACCCATGTGCGTAACACCGGCGGTGCGTTCAGTCTGTTCGCGGGGGCGGACGAGGCCTGGCGCGTACCCTTCTTCCTGCTGGTGGCGGTGGTGGCGATTGCCGCGCTGTTGCACTTCGTGCGCCGGGTGTCTCCCCGCCAGCGGGTGTTGTTGTTCGCGCTGGGGGCGGTTCTCGGCGGTGCGGCGGGCAACATGATCGACCGCGCCGTATTCGGGCAGGTAACCGACTTCCTCGACGTCTACTGGCGCGGCTACCACTGGCCGACCTTCAACGTCGCCGACTCGTTCATCACGGTCGGCATGCTGATTCTCGTCGTGCACTCGTTCGTGGCGGCGGACGAAAACGAAGTGCCCCGCCGCGAAGCGGGCGAACGTCGCTCGTCGGCGTGA
- the ileS gene encoding isoleucine--tRNA ligase: protein MDYKSTLNLPQTTFPMKANLPEREPHVVARWKAIGIYEQILSVNAGKPRYVLHDGPPYANGHVHLGTALNKIVKDIVVKSKAMAGYETPYVPGWDCHGMPIEHQVLKQLGGKARQLGQVEIRRRCREYAEKFFAVQREEFQRLGVIGDWQHPYLTMTPAYEASIVGVFRELAERGFIYRGLRPVHWCSVCATALAEAEVEYTEHTSPAIYVKFRFAGSADDAAALAVHPGDAQELGRHHAELAVAIWTTTPWTLPANLAVCLNPHLDYVAIPVNGAYYIVAARLADAFLAATGLHDRGRRIPVDLTPLDGRDVFRHPFIDRASRLVFEAHVTADMGTGCVHTAPGHGYEDFAVGQKYGLPVLTPVDAVGRFTPEAGPYAGELVFEANEHIVDELRRGGALLHVQRQQHAYPHCWRCKNPLIFRATEQWFLRVDHAGLRSTALAAIDGTTWVPAWGRDRIHHMMETRPDWCLSRQRAWGVPIPAFRCRGCNAFVFDGDVVRHVEAIFAERGSDVWYELPATALMPAGYRCGCGGADFEPDNNILDVWFDAGCSHEAVLRRRPELAWPADLYVEAVDQHRGWFQVSLITSVAAHGTAPYRAVLTHGLILDESAKKMSKSLGNVVSPEEVIKAHGAEILRLLFASVDYTADTSFSKGLITPLLESYRKIRNTCRFLIGNLNDFDPGRDAVAYDELPELDRWILLRTADLDQRIRRAYEGFTFHHVVQHLVNFCAVDLSALYLDIVKDRLYCSAAASKERRAAQTTLCEILDVLVRLMAPILSFTAEEIWEKLPGGDRPASVFLAGFPTRIRAADPTLLARWDRLLAVRGAVTKALEEARKAGSIGHSLDARLRLDAADGLRPLLHRLAAELPAFFIVSQVDLAGGLDEAAASPLLPELRVAVEAARGGKCERCWNYSEAVGTDTAHPGLCGRCLPVVAGTAA, encoded by the coding sequence ATGGACTACAAGAGCACGCTCAACCTTCCGCAGACGACATTCCCGATGAAGGCCAATCTGCCCGAGCGCGAACCGCACGTGGTCGCCCGGTGGAAGGCCATCGGCATCTACGAGCAGATCCTGAGCGTCAACGCCGGCAAGCCGCGGTACGTCCTGCACGACGGCCCACCGTACGCCAATGGGCACGTTCACCTCGGTACGGCGCTCAACAAGATCGTCAAGGACATCGTCGTCAAGTCGAAGGCGATGGCGGGCTACGAAACCCCGTACGTGCCCGGCTGGGACTGCCACGGCATGCCGATCGAGCACCAGGTGCTCAAGCAACTCGGCGGCAAGGCCCGCCAGCTCGGCCAGGTCGAGATCCGCCGGCGCTGCCGCGAGTACGCGGAGAAGTTCTTCGCCGTGCAGCGCGAGGAATTCCAGCGGCTCGGGGTGATCGGCGACTGGCAGCATCCTTACCTGACCATGACGCCCGCTTACGAAGCGTCGATCGTCGGCGTGTTCCGCGAGCTCGCCGAGCGCGGCTTCATCTATCGCGGCCTGCGCCCGGTACACTGGTGCTCGGTCTGCGCCACGGCTCTTGCCGAAGCGGAGGTCGAGTACACGGAGCACACCTCGCCGGCGATTTACGTGAAGTTCCGATTCGCCGGATCGGCGGACGACGCGGCGGCGCTCGCCGTCCACCCGGGCGACGCCCAGGAGTTGGGACGTCACCACGCCGAGTTGGCCGTGGCGATCTGGACGACGACACCGTGGACCCTCCCGGCCAACCTGGCCGTATGTCTCAACCCCCACCTCGACTACGTGGCCATACCGGTCAACGGCGCGTACTACATCGTCGCCGCGCGCCTGGCGGACGCTTTCCTCGCGGCCACGGGGCTGCACGACCGCGGCCGCCGCATTCCGGTCGACCTCACGCCCCTCGATGGCCGCGACGTCTTCCGCCACCCGTTCATCGATCGGGCCTCGCGCCTGGTGTTCGAAGCGCACGTCACGGCGGACATGGGCACCGGCTGCGTGCACACGGCGCCGGGCCACGGTTACGAGGACTTCGCCGTCGGGCAGAAATACGGGCTGCCCGTGCTGACGCCGGTGGACGCCGTCGGCCGGTTTACGCCGGAGGCGGGACCGTACGCCGGCGAGCTGGTTTTCGAAGCGAACGAGCATATCGTCGACGAATTGCGCCGCGGCGGGGCGCTGTTGCACGTGCAGCGCCAGCAGCACGCTTACCCGCACTGCTGGCGCTGCAAGAACCCGCTGATCTTCCGCGCCACCGAGCAGTGGTTCCTGCGCGTCGATCACGCCGGTCTGCGCTCGACGGCGCTGGCGGCGATCGACGGCACCACCTGGGTCCCCGCCTGGGGGCGCGACCGGATTCACCACATGATGGAGACGCGGCCGGACTGGTGCCTGTCGCGCCAGCGCGCGTGGGGTGTGCCGATCCCCGCCTTTCGCTGCCGGGGCTGCAACGCCTTCGTGTTCGACGGCGATGTCGTCCGCCACGTCGAGGCGATCTTCGCCGAACGCGGCTCGGACGTGTGGTACGAGCTGCCGGCCACGGCGCTCATGCCCGCGGGTTATCGCTGCGGATGCGGCGGCGCCGACTTCGAGCCGGACAACAACATCCTCGACGTGTGGTTCGACGCCGGGTGCTCTCACGAAGCGGTGCTGCGCCGCCGCCCGGAGCTGGCCTGGCCGGCGGACCTGTACGTGGAGGCGGTCGACCAGCACCGCGGGTGGTTCCAGGTATCGTTGATCACGTCGGTGGCGGCCCACGGCACGGCGCCCTACCGTGCGGTCCTCACGCACGGACTGATTCTCGACGAGTCGGCCAAGAAGATGTCGAAGTCGCTCGGCAACGTGGTTTCCCCCGAGGAAGTCATCAAGGCGCACGGGGCGGAGATCCTCCGCCTGCTCTTTGCGTCGGTGGACTACACGGCCGACACCAGCTTCTCGAAGGGCCTGATCACGCCGTTGCTGGAATCGTATCGCAAGATCCGCAACACGTGCCGGTTCCTCATCGGCAACCTGAACGACTTCGATCCCGGACGCGACGCGGTGGCTTACGACGAGCTGCCGGAGCTGGATCGCTGGATCTTGCTGCGCACGGCCGACCTCGACCAGCGCATCCGGCGCGCTTACGAGGGATTCACCTTCCACCACGTGGTACAGCATCTCGTCAACTTCTGCGCCGTCGACCTGAGCGCGTTGTACCTCGACATCGTCAAGGACCGGCTTTACTGCTCGGCCGCGGCGAGTAAGGAGCGCCGGGCGGCGCAGACGACGCTCTGCGAGATCCTCGACGTACTGGTTCGGCTCATGGCGCCGATCCTGTCGTTCACGGCCGAGGAGATCTGGGAAAAGCTCCCCGGGGGCGACCGGCCGGCAAGCGTATTTCTTGCGGGCTTCCCGACGCGGATCCGTGCCGCCGACCCGACGCTGTTGGCACGCTGGGATCGGCTTCTTGCCGTGCGCGGCGCGGTCACGAAGGCATTGGAAGAAGCGCGCAAGGCCGGCTCGATCGGGCACTCGCTCGACGCTCGCTTGCGTCTCGACGCCGCCGATGGGCTACGCCCACTCCTGCACCGGCTCGCGGCGGAGCTGCCGGCGTTTTTCATCGTGTCGCAGGTCGATCTGGCCGGCGGCCTCGACGAAGCGGCGGCAAGCCCCCTGCTGCCCGAGTTGCGCGTCGCAGTGGAGGCCGCACGCGGCGGCAAGTGCGAACGGTGCTGGAACTACAGCGAGGCGGTCGGCACCGACACGGCTCACCCGGGGCTGTGCGGGAGGTGCCTACCGGTAGTCGCAGGTACGGCCGCATGA
- a CDS encoding phosphotransferase yields the protein MPPEVPPLFDALIRDRFGGTAAVREVVPLAGDASTRRYARLYLAGAGVPPTAVAMLLADRGIAMSSDELAVFEEAPRELPYLNVHRFLAPLGVPVPEVYADASEQGVVILEDIGDTALWDAVQGRDDDTVLALYRRAIDELLRLQIEGTTRRDRRCIAFQQAFDERLFLWELEHFIEYGIERRLDRPLPAEDAALLRAHFAIIARRLDAQPRYLNHRDFHSWNLYLHGDRIRVIDFQDALLAPAPYDLATLLGDRDTPLIVRPDLEAALLDYYARRWIELAGRAPGGDAIEEVYVLCALQKALKVVGRFYYLDIVKGKKGYLRYIPSTVRQIERLLPRFPQHVEMAAVIRRYLPRDQCAR from the coding sequence GTGCCGCCGGAAGTGCCGCCCCTTTTCGACGCACTGATCCGCGACCGCTTCGGCGGAACCGCTGCCGTCAGGGAAGTCGTGCCGCTCGCCGGCGACGCCTCGACTCGCCGCTACGCCCGGCTTTACCTCGCCGGTGCCGGCGTGCCGCCGACGGCGGTTGCCATGCTGCTGGCCGATCGCGGCATCGCCATGTCGTCCGACGAACTGGCGGTGTTCGAGGAAGCCCCGCGCGAGCTACCGTACCTGAACGTTCATCGCTTTCTCGCCCCGCTGGGCGTGCCCGTGCCCGAGGTCTACGCGGACGCCTCCGAGCAAGGCGTCGTCATCCTCGAAGACATCGGCGACACGGCGCTGTGGGACGCCGTGCAGGGTCGGGACGACGACACCGTGCTCGCGCTGTACCGGCGGGCAATCGACGAGTTGCTGCGGCTCCAGATCGAAGGCACTACCCGGCGCGACCGGCGCTGTATCGCCTTCCAGCAGGCGTTTGACGAACGCCTCTTTCTCTGGGAACTCGAGCACTTCATCGAGTACGGCATCGAGCGCCGCCTCGACCGGCCCCTGCCGGCGGAAGACGCCGCGTTGCTGCGCGCGCACTTCGCGATTATCGCCCGCCGCCTCGACGCCCAGCCGAGGTATCTGAACCATCGGGACTTCCATAGCTGGAACCTCTACCTGCACGGCGACCGTATCCGGGTGATCGACTTCCAGGACGCCTTGCTCGCCCCGGCCCCGTACGACCTGGCCACGTTGCTCGGCGACCGCGATACGCCGCTGATCGTGCGCCCCGATCTCGAAGCGGCTTTGCTGGACTACTACGCGCGCCGATGGATCGAACTGGCGGGGCGGGCGCCGGGAGGCGACGCCATCGAGGAGGTGTACGTCCTTTGTGCCCTGCAGAAGGCGCTCAAGGTGGTCGGTCGCTTCTACTATCTGGATATCGTCAAAGGGAAGAAGGGATACCTGCGCTACATCCCGTCCACGGTGCGCCAGATCGAGCGGCTGCTGCCTCGCTTCCCGCAGCACGTCGAGATGGCGGCGGTGATCCGGCGGTACCTGCCGCGCGACCAATGCGCGCGATGA
- a CDS encoding NDP-sugar synthase has translation MRAMILAAGKGTRLRPLTETVPKPLIEVAGRPMIAFALACVREAGIRDVIINLHHLGGQIRARLGDGSAYGVRIAYTEEDPILDTGGGIANARPWLEGDAFAVLNADTVIDVDLRAVADAHARRRALATMVLRADPDAARYGVIEIDADDRIRRFLGHADPTLTAAEAPGLRALMYPGVTIFDPRIFAYLGPGIYSITRDVFPRLLDAGEPCFGYVYHGYWRVLDNPADLEAGRAEIAGRLGRPPLGR, from the coding sequence ATGCGCGCGATGATTCTCGCGGCCGGGAAGGGTACCCGGCTGCGGCCCCTCACCGAGACCGTTCCAAAACCTCTGATCGAGGTGGCCGGACGCCCGATGATCGCCTTTGCGCTCGCTTGCGTGCGGGAGGCCGGCATCCGCGATGTGATAATAAACCTGCACCATCTGGGCGGGCAGATCCGTGCCCGGCTCGGCGACGGCAGCGCATACGGGGTGCGGATCGCCTACACGGAAGAGGATCCCATCCTCGACACCGGCGGTGGCATCGCCAACGCGCGCCCGTGGCTCGAGGGCGATGCGTTTGCCGTGCTGAACGCCGATACGGTCATCGACGTGGACCTGCGCGCGGTCGCCGACGCCCACGCGCGTCGCCGGGCGCTGGCGACAATGGTGTTGCGCGCCGACCCCGACGCCGCCCGTTACGGCGTCATCGAGATCGACGCCGACGACCGCATCCGGCGCTTTCTCGGCCACGCCGACCCGACCCTGACGGCGGCGGAAGCGCCGGGGTTGCGGGCCCTGATGTACCCCGGCGTGACGATCTTCGATCCTCGGATCTTCGCCTACCTCGGCCCCGGAATTTACAGCATCACGCGCGACGTCTTCCCGCGGTTGCTCGACGCCGGCGAGCCCTGTTTCGGCTACGTCTACCACGGGTACTGGCGCGTGCTGGACAACCCGGCAGATCTGGAAGCCGGTCGCGCCGAGATTGCCGGGCGGCTCGGCCGTCCGCCTCTCGGACGCTAA
- a CDS encoding patatin-like phospholipase family protein yields the protein MGITIVQKSDLTVRKRDPKIALVLAGGAMTGGSFKIGGLKALDDFLVNRKTTEFHCYVGLSAGALLAAPLASGITPAEMHKSLEGKSDQFTRFRVLDFYNPNFGEYLSRPLQFAVDAISFLPGTLGDLLKQVPGLTGRIQEPLAQAWRRPSMAALREVVAPIAEALDRRRSFPSPLDYLPSGIFDNSSIGHFLRQNFERTGYPIDFRDHYRLVKRELYIGAMNLDTAERVIFGHDEDTSATIPEAVQASTALPGFYKPARINGIDYVDGGVRRTANIDVAIEHGADLVICYNPFRPFSNRVRRVPTKNGGYRYEGVPMAERGVITVINQVFRTLLHSRLQYGLRQYQDDPTFYGDIVVIEPKETDLHFFQTNPINYWERIRAAQYGYLSVTESIEQNYDLIKQILESYGVSMTRKQVRVGVERIREASTEDAEDVLSREVPARSLSVA from the coding sequence ATGGGCATCACGATCGTGCAGAAGAGCGACCTGACCGTCCGCAAGCGCGATCCGAAAATCGCCCTGGTACTGGCCGGCGGCGCCATGACCGGGGGCAGTTTCAAGATCGGCGGGCTCAAGGCGCTCGACGATTTCCTCGTGAATCGGAAGACGACGGAATTTCACTGCTACGTCGGGTTGAGTGCCGGGGCGCTGCTGGCGGCCCCGCTGGCGTCGGGCATTACCCCGGCGGAAATGCACAAGAGCCTCGAAGGGAAGTCGGATCAGTTCACTCGGTTCCGGGTCCTCGATTTCTACAATCCGAACTTCGGCGAATACCTCTCGCGCCCTCTGCAGTTCGCGGTCGATGCGATCTCGTTCCTGCCCGGGACGCTTGGCGACCTGCTGAAGCAGGTGCCGGGCCTTACCGGTCGGATTCAGGAGCCGCTGGCGCAGGCCTGGCGCCGGCCGTCGATGGCCGCGCTGCGAGAGGTCGTGGCGCCGATCGCCGAGGCGCTCGACCGACGCCGCAGCTTTCCGTCTCCGCTCGACTACCTGCCTTCGGGCATCTTCGACAACTCCAGCATCGGGCACTTCCTGCGTCAGAACTTCGAGCGCACCGGTTATCCGATCGATTTCCGCGACCACTATCGTCTGGTGAAGCGCGAGCTTTATATCGGTGCGATGAATCTCGATACCGCCGAGCGGGTGATCTTCGGGCACGACGAAGACACCTCCGCGACGATCCCGGAAGCCGTGCAGGCGTCAACCGCACTCCCCGGTTTCTACAAGCCGGCGCGAATCAACGGTATCGACTACGTCGACGGCGGCGTCCGGCGTACGGCTAACATCGACGTGGCGATCGAGCACGGTGCCGACCTGGTTATCTGTTACAACCCGTTCCGGCCGTTCTCGAACCGTGTCCGCCGGGTTCCGACGAAGAACGGCGGCTACCGGTACGAAGGGGTGCCGATGGCGGAGCGCGGCGTCATAACGGTCATCAACCAGGTGTTCCGCACGCTGCTCCACTCGCGTCTGCAGTACGGCCTGCGCCAATACCAGGACGACCCGACCTTCTACGGCGATATCGTCGTGATCGAGCCGAAGGAAACCGACCTTCACTTCTTCCAGACCAATCCGATCAACTACTGGGAACGCATCCGTGCTGCACAGTACGGGTATCTCTCGGTCACCGAATCGATCGAGCAGAACTACGACCTCATCAAGCAGATCCTCGAAAGCTACGGCGTTTCGATGACGCGCAAACAGGTGCGTGTCGGCGTCGAGCGCATTCGCGAAGCCTCGACGGAAGACGCCGAGGACGTGCTCTCGCGCGAGGTGCCGGCGCGGTCGCTGAGCGTGGCTTGA
- a CDS encoding TrmJ/YjtD family RNA methyltransferase, which yields MPLRNIRVVLVRPRGAANVGAAARAMKNMGLTELVLVAPRLGGRLPAAAMAVHAADVLAGRRTVATLHEAVADCGLVVGTTRRDGPYRAGAEEPRRAAPRWLAAAERNRVALVFGPEDHGLSNDDLAVCHQLTAIPADAAYASLNLAQAVMLCCYELFLAANGGAEAVSPPELATADRVEQAMTHLRAAFLSIGFLHRDNPDHIMFAFRRMFGRAGLDERDVRILLGLARQIEWFGRDGWRLRGDGATEPAGIGAEG from the coding sequence ATGCCATTGCGCAACATCCGGGTGGTGCTCGTGCGGCCGCGAGGGGCGGCCAACGTCGGGGCCGCGGCGCGGGCCATGAAGAACATGGGCCTGACCGAGCTCGTGCTCGTGGCGCCGCGTCTCGGCGGACGGCTGCCCGCCGCGGCCATGGCCGTTCACGCCGCCGACGTACTGGCCGGGCGGCGCACCGTCGCCACGCTGCACGAGGCCGTGGCGGACTGCGGGCTGGTCGTCGGCACCACGCGCCGCGACGGCCCGTACCGCGCCGGGGCGGAGGAGCCGCGCCGGGCGGCGCCGCGGTGGCTCGCCGCGGCCGAGCGGAACCGGGTCGCACTGGTGTTCGGTCCGGAGGACCACGGCTTGAGCAACGACGACCTCGCCGTCTGTCACCAGTTGACCGCGATTCCGGCCGACGCCGCGTACGCCTCGCTAAATCTCGCGCAAGCCGTAATGCTGTGTTGCTACGAACTGTTCCTCGCCGCCAACGGCGGGGCGGAGGCAGTAAGCCCGCCCGAACTGGCGACGGCCGATCGGGTCGAACAGGCAATGACGCATCTGCGAGCCGCGTTCCTGTCGATCGGGTTCCTGCACCGGGATAACCCCGACCACATCATGTTCGCCTTCCGACGCATGTTCGGCCGGGCCGGTCTGGACGAGCGCGACGTGCGCATCCTGCTCGGTCTGGCACGGCAGATAGAGTGGTTCGGCCGCGACGGTTGGCGACTTCGCGGCGACGGGGCAACTGAACCCGCGGGCATCGGCGCGGAGGGGTAA
- the gap gene encoding type I glyceraldehyde-3-phosphate dehydrogenase, translated as MAIRIGINGFGRIGRLVYRVAAERGIDVVALNDLVPADNLAYLLKYDTTHGRFRLGGKPAEVSATEDSFTVNGKTTRTMSVRDPGQLPWKDLGVDYVLESTGLFTDFENASKHVAAGARRVIISAPTKSGPEQVPTVCLGVNQDTYDPAKHTVVSNASCTTNCLAPVAKVIHDNFGLEEGLMTTVHAATATQPTQDGPSKKDWRGGRNAYMNIIPASTGAAKAVTLCIPSLKGRLTGMAFRVPTADVSVVDLTFRTARDAGLKDIHAAMKAAADGPLQGILGYTEEEIVSADFIGDRRSSIYDAGAGIELNKRFFKVVSWYDNESGYATRCVDLVELMAKRDGK; from the coding sequence ATGGCGATCCGGATTGGCATCAACGGCTTTGGACGAATCGGCAGGCTCGTGTACCGGGTCGCCGCCGAGCGCGGTATCGACGTGGTTGCGCTCAACGATCTCGTGCCGGCGGACAATCTGGCCTACCTGCTGAAGTACGACACGACACACGGGCGATTCAGGCTCGGGGGCAAACCCGCCGAGGTATCCGCCACCGAAGACAGCTTCACCGTCAACGGTAAGACCACCCGGACCATGTCGGTTCGCGATCCCGGCCAGTTGCCGTGGAAAGACCTCGGCGTCGACTACGTGCTGGAATCGACCGGGCTGTTCACCGACTTCGAGAACGCGAGCAAACACGTGGCCGCCGGCGCCAGGCGCGTTATTATCTCGGCGCCTACGAAGAGCGGACCGGAGCAGGTGCCGACCGTGTGCCTGGGGGTGAACCAGGACACCTACGATCCGGCGAAGCATACGGTGGTGAGCAACGCCAGTTGCACGACTAACTGCCTGGCCCCGGTTGCCAAGGTCATCCACGACAACTTCGGCCTCGAAGAGGGTCTCATGACCACGGTCCACGCCGCCACGGCAACACAGCCTACGCAGGACGGCCCGAGCAAGAAGGACTGGCGCGGGGGCCGCAACGCGTACATGAACATCATTCCGGCCAGCACCGGCGCCGCCAAGGCGGTGACCCTCTGCATTCCGTCCCTGAAGGGCCGGCTTACCGGCATGGCCTTTCGCGTTCCCACCGCCGATGTCTCCGTCGTCGATCTGACCTTCCGCACCGCCAGGGATGCGGGTCTGAAAGACATTCACGCGGCGATGAAGGCGGCGGCCGACGGGCCGTTGCAGGGTATCCTGGGTTACACGGAAGAGGAGATCGTCTCGGCGGATTTCATCGGCGACCGGCGCAGCAGTATCTACGATGCCGGCGCCGGCATCGAGCTCAACAAGCGGTTCTTCAAGGTGGTGAGCTGGTACGACAACGAGTCCGGCTATGCCACCCGCTGCGTCGATCTTGTCGAGTTGATGGCGAAAAGGGACGGGAAGTGA
- a CDS encoding universal stress protein: MSIERILVPIDFSDDSLNALSYAREFAAAFNAELLLLHVIEPIYYATPADMYVTSPNISMLLDEQRSIAEQQLERLSAELSAQGRKHRTILKTGTPAQVIVEAAEAAGASLIVMSTHGRSGLAHILLGSVAEKIVRHAACPVLTIRRLDATKDKPAG; the protein is encoded by the coding sequence ATGTCCATTGAACGGATTCTGGTGCCAATCGACTTTTCCGACGACTCGCTGAACGCGCTGAGCTACGCGCGCGAGTTCGCGGCGGCATTCAACGCCGAGCTGCTGCTCCTGCACGTCATCGAGCCGATTTACTATGCCACGCCGGCCGACATGTACGTGACCAGCCCGAACATTTCGATGCTTCTCGACGAGCAACGCTCGATTGCCGAGCAGCAACTCGAGCGGTTGTCCGCCGAGTTGAGCGCCCAGGGGCGAAAGCATCGCACTATATTGAAGACCGGCACCCCCGCGCAGGTGATCGTGGAGGCGGCCGAGGCCGCCGGCGCCAGCCTGATCGTCATGTCCACCCACGGGCGCAGCGGACTCGCGCATATCCTCCTGGGCAGCGTGGCCGAGAAGATCGTGCGCCACGCAGCCTGTCCGGTGCTCACGATCCGCCGCCTCGACGCAACCAAGGACAAGCCCGCCGGTTAG